The Ananas comosus cultivar F153 linkage group 7, ASM154086v1, whole genome shotgun sequence genome has a window encoding:
- the LOC109712780 gene encoding uncharacterized protein LOC109712780, with protein sequence MEQFIRRYDREYLKMAMLKHEETFRQQVHELHRLYRVQKLLMREMESKELKRQRTPSSSPTNRNPNKPRKALNLDLPADEYIVSTKEDDEEAMLDIEQESELDLTLAIGSSRKKREGTAFASCDSGASFSSSSTESGGHLGHEWGLVQVPNVNTSFQSERTRAFDAGEGMMQEGLKQQPWLLHCLSLKMT encoded by the exons ATGGAGCAGTTCATTCGACGTTACGATAGAGAATATCTGAAGATGGCCATGCTGAAGCATGAAGAAACTTTTAGACAGCAG GTTCACGAGCTCCATCGATTGTATAGAGTTCAGAAGCTACTGATGAGGGAGATGGAGAGCAAAGAGCTGAAGAGACAAAGGACCCCTTCATCCTCTCCTACCAACCGTAATCCGAATAAGCCTCGAAAGGCACTTAACTTAGATCTGCCAGCTGATGAATATATAGTAAGCAccaaagaagatgatgaagaggCCATGCTAGATATCGAGCAGGAGAGCGAATTAGATCTTACGCTTGCCATCGGAAGCAgtagaaagaagagagaagggaCTGCTTTCGCTTCTTGCGACTCCGGAGCGAGCTTCTCGTCATCTTCAACCGAGTCCGGCGGGCATTTAGGCCATGAATGGGGACTTGTTCAGGTGCCGAATGTGAACACTAGCTTTCAGAGTGAGAGGACTAGAGCTTTCGACGCAGGAGAGGGAATGATGCAGGAGGGGCTTAAGCAACAGCCATGGCTTCTCCATTGCTTAAGCCTTAAGATGACATGA